A stretch of DNA from Acinetobacter wuhouensis:
ACTCCGTAGGACAAGACAGGACATTGAGCGTAAGCGAATTGTCGGGGGTAATGGACTAGTTCACCTTGCGTGTACTATTACATTACACATCTTGCCTCATCGTACAAAAGTTAATGCTCTTAAATACACCAAAGAAAGCCTATTTCATGTAAGAACATAAACTTAAATACTCTAAAAACCTCTTAAATACACGCATATACCCGCTTATTCACATAATTGGCTATTCTCAATACACGTATATACACTTAAATACTCCTTTTTTATCTTACTTTTTATTCAATTCTCTCCATTCAGCCATTAAAGCTGCTTCTTCCTGCTCCAAAGTCGTTTCACCATTCAAGATACGCTGTTGTCTTGCTTCATCAGCTTCTCGACAGGCATCAATCACTTCTTGGGAAAATTCGTGATCTACGATTCCCTTTGAGCTTCTAAAAATCTCTTTTAATCGTTCTTTTTCTGCTTCATTCATAAATACAGATCCTCTTTGTTTTGTGCTTATTTAAATAACTCGCTATGCGTTCCAGTACGCACAAAAACCACCATCTCAAACTTAGAGAGTGGCTCGATGCGATAGATCAACAGAAAATCACCACCGACATGCAATTCACGGCAGTTTTTCCATTGATTACCACTTAGCGCATGATCAACCCATTCAGCACCTAAAGGCGCATCATTAGCAATAATCAGCATCATGACCTGTTTAAGCTTTCTCATGTCATAACGACCACTACAAGAAAGCCTTTGCCAGTCTGCTAAAAACTCTTTGGTGTAATCCGATGATCGAGGTAAAACGGCCCGTTTATCTTTCGCTGTTTTTTTCGAGGTCATTAAACAAGTCTTCTACAGTTTCAAAACGGGCTTTCTTGGCTTGAATGAGCGCATCAGCTTCATTCATAGCAGCTACAGTTGTGGTATTGGGTACACGTACATCAAATGGAATCGCCTGTTCCGCTACTACACGAGTCAGAAAGATTCGTACA
This window harbors:
- a CDS encoding type II toxin-antitoxin system RelB/DinJ family antitoxin, yielding MTSQTSMLHVRIDDETKLQAQQALKSMGMSVSDAVRIFLTRVVAEQAIPFDVRVPNTTTVAAMNEADALIQAKKARFETVEDLFNDLEKNSER
- a CDS encoding type II toxin-antitoxin system YafQ family toxin, encoding MTSKKTAKDKRAVLPRSSDYTKEFLADWQRLSCSGRYDMRKLKQVMMLIIANDAPLGAEWVDHALSGNQWKNCRELHVGGDFLLIYRIEPLSKFEMVVFVRTGTHSELFK